In a genomic window of Labeo rohita strain BAU-BD-2019 chromosome 20, IGBB_LRoh.1.0, whole genome shotgun sequence:
- the syncrip gene encoding heterogeneous nuclear ribonucleoprotein Q isoform X1, translated as MATEHINGNGTEEPMDTSAAVTHSDHFNTLLEAGLPQKVAEKLDEIYLAGLVAHSDLDERAIEALKEFNEEGALQVLVQFKESDLSHVQNKSAFLCGVMKTYRQREKQGTKVLDSTKGPDEAKIKTLLERTGYTLDVTTGQRKYGGPPPESVYTGAQPTVGTEIFVGKIPRDLFEDELVPLFEKAGPIWDLRLMMDPLSGLNRGYAFLTFCTKEAAQEAVKLCNNHEIRPGKHIGVCISVANNRLFVGSIPKSKTKEQIVEEFSKVTEGLTDVILYHQPDDKKKNRGFCFLEYEDHKTAAQARRRLMSGKVKVWGNVVTVEWADPIEDPDPEVMAKVKVLFVRNLANSVTEEILEKAFGQFGKLERVKKLKDYAFIHFDERDGAVKALAEMNGKDLEGEHIEIVFAKPPDQKRKERKAQRQAAKTQMYDDYYYYGPPQMPPPARGRGRGASRGGYSYPPDYYGYEDYYDYYGYDYHNYRGGYDDPYFGYDDFQAPARGRGGRGGGGARGGASPARGRGAGAPRGRAGFPQRGGAGGGLGVSRGPRGGARGGVLPRGRGVRGARGGRGGNVGGKRKADGYNQPDSKRRQTINQNWGSQPIAQQPLQGGDHSGNYGYKSDNQEFYQDSFGQQWK; from the exons ATGGCCACAGAACATATTAATGGGAATGGTACAGAAGAACCAATGGACACGTCTGCTGCAGTTACCCATTCTGACCACTTCAACACTTTATTAGAAGCTGGTTTACCACAAAAAGTTGCTGAAAAGCTAGATGAAATTTACCTAGCAG GCCTCGTGGCGCACAGTGACCTGGATGAGCGGGCCATCGAAGCACTGAAGGAGTTCAATGAGGAAGGTGCACTGCAAGTTCTCGTCCAGTTCAAAGAGAGCGACCTATCCCATGTGCAA AACAAAAGTGCctttctctgtggagtgatgaagACCTACAGGCAGAGAGAGAAACAGGGGACCAAAGTTCTAGATTCCACAAAAGGACCAGATGAAGCAAAAATTAAG ACTTTGCTTGAAAGGACAGGGTACACCCTTGATGTCACTACAGGTCAACGCAAGTACGGCGGCCCTCCGCCAGAGTCCGTCTACACAGGTGCTCAGCCCACGGTTGGGACAGAG ATCTTTGTGGGGAAGATCCCGCGGGACTTGTTTGAAGATGAGCTCGTGCCTCTGTTTGAGAAGGCAGGGCCGATCTGGGACCTGCGTCTGATGATGGATCCTCTGAGCGGCCTGAACAGGGGCTACGCTTTTCTCACGTTCTGCACTAAAGAGGCTGCGCAGGAGGCCGTTAAGCTA TGTAACAATCATGAAATTCGCCCGGGCAAACATATTGGCGTGTGTATATCAGTGGCAAACAACAGACTCTTTGTGGGCTCCATTCCCAAGAGCAAGACAAAAGAACAGATTGTTGAAGAGTTTTCCAAAGTCACAG AGGGTCTTACTGATGTAATCCTTTACCATCAGCCGGATGACAAGAAAAAGAACAGGGGCTTCTGTTTTCTGGAGTACGAGGACCACAAAACAGCAGCGCAGGCTCGACGGAGGCTCATGAGCGGGAAGGTGAAGGTCTGGGGCAACGTGGTCACCGTCGAGTGGGCCGACCCTATCGAGGATCCTGACCCGGAGGTCATGGCGAAG GTGAAAGTGTTGTTTGTCAGGAACCTGGCGAACAGCGTCACAGAGGAAATACTTGAAAAAGCCTTCGGCCAGTTTGGCAAACTGGAGCGAGTGAAGAAACTGAAAGACTACGCCTTCATTCACTTCGATGAGCGAGACGGAGCGGTCAAG GCGCTGGCAGAAATGAACGGTAAAGATTTAGAGGGAGAGCACATCGAGATTGTGTTCGCCAAGCCACCCGACCAGAAGCGGAAAGAGAGGAAGGCGCAACGTCAAGCGGCGAAGacgcaaat GTATGACGATTACTACTACTACGGGCCTCCTCAAATGCCGCCTCCTGCCAGGGGCCGGGGCAGGGGTGCCAGTCGGGGCGGTTACTCGTACCCGCCAGACTATTACGGCTACGAAGATTACTACGACTATTATGGTTACGACTACCATAACTACAGGGGCGGCTACGACGACCCGTACTTCGGCTATGACGACTTCCAGGCGCCCGCCCGAGGCCGAGGGGGGCGTGGCGGAGGCGGCGCCAGGGGCGGGGCGTCTCCCGCACGCGGCAGAGGGGCCGGCGCTCCACGGGGCAGGGCGGGCTTCCCGCAGCGCGGAGGTGCCGGAGGCGGTCTGGGAGTGAGCCGGGGCCCACGCGGAGGAGCCAGAGGCGGCGTTCTGCCGAGAGGGCGCGGGGTACGTGGTGCTCGGGGTGGACGCGGTGGAAATGTAGGAGGCAAGCGCAAAGCCGATGGCTACAACCAGCCAGATTCCAAACGGCGCCAGACCATTAATCAGAACTGGGGCTCGCAACCCATTGCACAGCAACCCTTGCAAGGTGGCGATCATTCTGGTAACTATGGTTACAAATCTGACAACCAGGAGTTTTATCAGGATTCTTTTGGGCAACAGTGGAAGTAG
- the syncrip gene encoding heterogeneous nuclear ribonucleoprotein Q isoform X8 gives MKTYRQREKQGTKVLDSTKGPDEAKIKTLLERTGYTLDVTTGQRKYGGPPPESVYTGAQPTVGTEIFVGKIPRDLFEDELVPLFEKAGPIWDLRLMMDPLSGLNRGYAFLTFCTKEAAQEAVKLCNNHEIRPGKHIGVCISVANNRLFVGSIPKSKTKEQIVEEFSKVTEGLTDVILYHQPDDKKKNRGFCFLEYEDHKTAAQARRRLMSGKVKVWGNVVTVEWADPIEDPDPEVMAKVKVLFVRNLANSVTEEILEKAFGQFGKLERVKKLKDYAFIHFDERDGAVKALAEMNGKDLEGEHIEIVFAKPPDQKRKERKAQRQAAKTQMYDDYYYYGPPQMPPPARGRGRGASRGGYSYPPDYYGYEDYYDYYGYDYHNYRGGYDDPYFGYDDFQAPARGRGGRGGGGARGGASPARGRGAGAPRGRAGFPQRGGAGGGLGVSRGPRGGARGGVLPRGRGVRGARGGRGGNVGGKRKADGYNQPDSKRRQTINQNWGSQPIAQQPLQGGDHSGNYGYKSDNQEFYQDSFGQQWK, from the exons atgaagACCTACAGGCAGAGAGAGAAACAGGGGACCAAAGTTCTAGATTCCACAAAAGGACCAGATGAAGCAAAAATTAAG ACTTTGCTTGAAAGGACAGGGTACACCCTTGATGTCACTACAGGTCAACGCAAGTACGGCGGCCCTCCGCCAGAGTCCGTCTACACAGGTGCTCAGCCCACGGTTGGGACAGAG ATCTTTGTGGGGAAGATCCCGCGGGACTTGTTTGAAGATGAGCTCGTGCCTCTGTTTGAGAAGGCAGGGCCGATCTGGGACCTGCGTCTGATGATGGATCCTCTGAGCGGCCTGAACAGGGGCTACGCTTTTCTCACGTTCTGCACTAAAGAGGCTGCGCAGGAGGCCGTTAAGCTA TGTAACAATCATGAAATTCGCCCGGGCAAACATATTGGCGTGTGTATATCAGTGGCAAACAACAGACTCTTTGTGGGCTCCATTCCCAAGAGCAAGACAAAAGAACAGATTGTTGAAGAGTTTTCCAAAGTCACAG AGGGTCTTACTGATGTAATCCTTTACCATCAGCCGGATGACAAGAAAAAGAACAGGGGCTTCTGTTTTCTGGAGTACGAGGACCACAAAACAGCAGCGCAGGCTCGACGGAGGCTCATGAGCGGGAAGGTGAAGGTCTGGGGCAACGTGGTCACCGTCGAGTGGGCCGACCCTATCGAGGATCCTGACCCGGAGGTCATGGCGAAG GTGAAAGTGTTGTTTGTCAGGAACCTGGCGAACAGCGTCACAGAGGAAATACTTGAAAAAGCCTTCGGCCAGTTTGGCAAACTGGAGCGAGTGAAGAAACTGAAAGACTACGCCTTCATTCACTTCGATGAGCGAGACGGAGCGGTCAAG GCGCTGGCAGAAATGAACGGTAAAGATTTAGAGGGAGAGCACATCGAGATTGTGTTCGCCAAGCCACCCGACCAGAAGCGGAAAGAGAGGAAGGCGCAACGTCAAGCGGCGAAGacgcaaat GTATGACGATTACTACTACTACGGGCCTCCTCAAATGCCGCCTCCTGCCAGGGGCCGGGGCAGGGGTGCCAGTCGGGGCGGTTACTCGTACCCGCCAGACTATTACGGCTACGAAGATTACTACGACTATTATGGTTACGACTACCATAACTACAGGGGCGGCTACGACGACCCGTACTTCGGCTATGACGACTTCCAGGCGCCCGCCCGAGGCCGAGGGGGGCGTGGCGGAGGCGGCGCCAGGGGCGGGGCGTCTCCCGCACGCGGCAGAGGGGCCGGCGCTCCACGGGGCAGGGCGGGCTTCCCGCAGCGCGGAGGTGCCGGAGGCGGTCTGGGAGTGAGCCGGGGCCCACGCGGAGGAGCCAGAGGCGGCGTTCTGCCGAGAGGGCGCGGGGTACGTGGTGCTCGGGGTGGACGCGGTGGAAATGTAGGAGGCAAGCGCAAAGCCGATGGCTACAACCAGCCAGATTCCAAACGGCGCCAGACCATTAATCAGAACTGGGGCTCGCAACCCATTGCACAGCAACCCTTGCAAGGTGGCGATCATTCTGGTAACTATGGTTACAAATCTGACAACCAGGAGTTTTATCAGGATTCTTTTGGGCAACAGTGGAAGTAG